The stretch of DNA ACGAGTAAATATATATTATAATTATAATATAAAATAATAAAAAAGTGATATTATGGATATGGAAATGCTTATTGGGTTAATAGGAGCTCTTGAAAAAAAAGGAGTGGGGGTTCAATTATCCGTTGAAGGTCAAAAAACAGTGGAAATAACTGTGAAAGATAAAAAGATAGATGTAAATATAGTAAATCCATCAAAAATTGGAACATTGATAAAAGAGCTTAATTTAAAATAATAAATTTATAATTTTATAATTATTTATAACTTTTTTAATTTTTTAAATTTTAATAAAAAATAATTAAAAAGAAAAGCAATTATAATTCTTTTAATGCTGGAATTACTTTTTTACCTATTAATTTAATGCTTGTTTCTTTGTTAGGTCCAATTGGAGAACCTGAAACAACCTGAGTTACTCCCATTTTTGCCAATGCTGCTATTTTTTCAACAACTTCATCAGGTGTTCCATACAATGAGAATGCCTCCATCATTGTATCATCAACTGTTCCAAATGCTGTTCCAAAGTCTCCTTTTTTAAGAGCTCCTCTTATTGTTTCTACTTTTTCAGCATCAATACCATGTCTTTCCAATACGATAGCTGGAGAACCTGCTGAAATGAATGCTACAACGGGAATTGCTGCTTGTTTAGCTTTTTCTGTTTTTTTATCTACTGACATACAGGCATAAGCTGCAACATCAACTTCATCCATGCTTCTTCCTCCTGCTTCTGCACCTTTTTTAATTAATGGAACAGCAGCTTCGAAGTCTTTTGGGTTTGATGCGTTAATTAAAACACCATCTGCAATCATACCTGCTGTTTCAAGCATCTTTGGTCCCTGAGCTCCCATATAAATTGGAACTTCTGTTAATGGTTTTACTGCCAACTGAGCTCCTGTTTCTAATCTTCCCCCTTTTAATAAGGTTCTCATGTCAGCAATTGATTTTTTAATTGTTGCAACTGGTTTTGTCCATTCAATACCTAATGCATCGAATGTTGCTTTATCACCAGGTCCAATACCTAATGTAGCTCTTCCTCCAGATATTTCATCCAAGGTAGCTATTGCTGATGCTGTGATAGCTGGACTTCTTACATAGGGGTTTGTAACACCAGGACCCATTTTAATTTTGTTTGTTACGCCTGCAATTGATGTTAAAGTCATATATACATTTCTGTTGTTGTAGTGGTCTGTAATCCAGCAGTATTCAAATCCGTTATCTTCTGCCAATTTTACATAGTAGCAAATTTTTGTTATAGGTTCGTTAGGAACAAACTCAATACCAAATTTCATTTTTTCACCTTTTGGTTTTTGTTTATGAGTTAGGCAGTATTACCATAATATATATTGTTGTTATTAGTATATATTTGGTTTCTATTTAAGTTAAATAGAAAAGTATTTATATAATAAAGTAACCCTTTAAACTTTAAAATAATAGTTAAATAATCTAATATGGGGTATAAAATAAATTATATGCTTATTTTTATTATGATTATATATTTATTTATAATTATGTTTATTATACTATATGTTTATTACCATGTATTTATCATATCATATTTATTTCAACATAACATTATTTAATATTATTATAGGTGGTAAATATCCATTATTTACAGTATGTGAGTATGTCATACATAATAATTCATAATTTGCATAACAAAATATAACAAGATACTAATTATAAAATTAATATTCTAATTTAAATTATTTAAATTTAGTTAGGTTTATTTAATTTAGATTTATTTAAATATCTGGTGGTTATATGGACTTAGAAAAATATTGTGAAAGAGATATTTCAAAAAAAGAATGTTTAGAACTATTTGAAGATAATGAAAATTTTTTTGATATATTAAAATGTGCAGACAATCTTAGAAAAAAAATAAATGGGGATATTGTAAGTTATGTTGTTAATAGAAATATCAACTTTACAAATATCTGCGTTGGAGATTGTAAATTCTGTGCATTTAGAAGGGATGAAGATGATGAAGATGCATATTTTTTAGATACTGATGAAATTGCCAAAAGAGCTCTTGATGCAAAAAAATATGGATGTTCTGAGGTATGTATTCAAGGGGGACTTCATCCTGTTGTAGATACCTATTTTCAAGCTGAGATATTAAAAAAAGTTCATGATATTACAAGACCTTATGGTGATATACATATCCACGCATTTTCACCGATGGAAATTAAATTTGGGGCTGAAAACGCAGGTATTGACATTAAAGAGGCACTTAAAATACTAAAAGAAAACGGACTAAATACAATGCCTGGAACTGCTGCTGAGATACTGGATGACGAAGTTAGGTCGGAGCTCTGTCCATCAAAACTATCTACTAAGGAATGGATTAAAATAATAAAAACTGCACATAAACTTGGTATAAAAACAACATCTACTATGATGTATGGTCATATCGAAGAGTATAAACATATAGTAAATCATTTATTTATTTTAAAAGAAATTCAAGAAGAAACTAATGGATTCACTGAATTTGTTCCATTAAGTTTTATGCATAAACTGGCCCCTATATACAATGAAGGAAAAGCAAGAGGAGGAGCTACTGGATTGGAAGATTTAAAGGTTTATGCTATTAGTAGAATTTTATTTAAAGATGTTATAAAAAACATCCAAGTTTCATGGGTTAAATTAGGGTTTAAAATGGCTCAAATCGGTTTAAAATGCGGTGCTAATGATTTTGGTGGAACTCTTATTGAGGAAAATATTTCAAAATCAGCTGGGGCAGAGCATGGTGTTTATGTATCTGTTGATGAAATAAAAGATATGATTTTAAGGATAGGAAGAATTCCAAAAGAGAGAAATACTTTATATAAAATTTTAGAATAAATAAAGAATAAAATAAATAATTATAAAAAATATAAATTTATTTATTTTTTATATTTTACTACATTATTACATCTCTCCCATCATTTCAGAGAATGCATTTTTATATCCTTTTTTCATCTTTTCTATATCTATATTTACAATTTCTTTATTGTTGTTTATAATTTTCAATGAACTTCCACCGATTTTTCCAATGATATATGCGTTTTCCCCAAGAGCTCCGATAACTTTATCCTTATTTTCTTCACTTATAGCAAGTATTATTCTTCCAGATGTTTCTGAGAATAGCAGTATATCATCTCTTAAATTGTTTTTATTGTATTCTGTTAAATCGAGCTCAGCACCAATATTGTTATTTATGCACATTTTTGAGATAGCAACAGCAAGACCTCCTCTTGAACAGTCGGAAGCTTCATTTATTAGACCTTCATTTATCAAATCAGCTACTGTGGAATATATTATTTTTTCCTTTTCTAAGTCTGCTCTTGGAATTATTCCCTTATCTATGTTGTGTATGTATTTATAGTATTCACTTCCCCCCATTTCGTCCTTTGTCTCATTTGTAATTATTAATATATCCCCTTCTTTTACTTTATTAAATACAGAAGGAACCTTTTCAACATCTTCAATCGTTCCAACTATGCATATTGTAGGTGTTGGGTTTATTGGATAATCCTTTCCGTCAATTATGGTTTCATTGTATAAACTTACATTTCCTCCAACTACGGGTATATTAAAGAATTCAGCACAGTCAGCGATTCCTTCAACACATTTTTTTATTTGATACATTCTTTCAGGTCTTTCAGGGTTTCCAAAATTCAAATTATCAAGCATTCCAATAGGTTTTGCTCCAACAGTAGCTAAATTCCTTACTGATTCACATACTAAATTAACACTTCCAATATATGGATTTAATTTACAGTATGTTGGATTACAATCTGTTGTTAAGGCTAATCCCTTTGGATAACTTTCAATAAGTCGCAATACTGCACTATCTTTTCCAGGTTTTACAACGGTTCTTATTTGAACCTCATGGTCGTATCTCTCATAAATCCATTCCTTTGAATTTATATTTGGGCTTTTTAATAATCTCAATAAAATATCGTTTAAATCATCTGGTTGAGGTATTTCATCCTTATTGTCAGGGGTTTCTAATATGGAATCTTTTTCTTCTCTATATATGGGTGTAGCTTCACAAAGTAATTCCAACGGCAAATCTACAATCGTTTTTCCATTCATTTTTGCCACTAAATTTTTTGTATCTGTGGTTTTTCCTATAACAGATGCAGGGAGTTCATACTTTTCAAATATTTTTATAACTTCCTCTTCGCTTCCCTCCTCAACAGCTAAAAGCATTCTTTCCTGTGATTCTGAAACCATTATTTCATAAGGAGTCATACCTTCTTCCCTAAGTATAACATTTTCAAGGTAGAGCTCGGCACCAACACCTCCACTATAACACATTTCAGAACACGACGAAGTAATACCCGCAGCTCCAAGGTCTTTCATTGCCTTAATCTTACCTGTTTTGCATGCCTCTAAGGTGGCGTCAATCAAGCATTTTTCTGTGAAGGCATCGCCAATCTGAACGCTTGGTCTATCTTCCTCACTTTCGCTTGTAAGGTCTTTTGAAGCAAACGATGCTCCACCTATTCCATCCCTTCCCGTGCTTCCAACAAGTATAAGGGATAAGTTTGGTTCTTTTGCCTTTCCCGTAATTATATCTTTTTCCTTTACAAGTCCAATACATACCACATTTACAAGGTTGTTGTAGTCGTAGGATTTGTCGAATTCACATTCTCCACCAACAGTTGGAACCCCTATTCTGTTTCCGTAATCTCCAATGCCCTCAACAACTCCTTCAACAAGCCATCTTACTTTGTCCTGCTCTTTTCCGTTTATATCTCCAAATCTAAGAGCATCCATTAAAGCTATTGGTTTGGCATTCATGGAAATTATGTCCCTTACAATCCCTCCAACTCCTGTTGCAGCACCGTTGTATGGGTCGATATATGAAGGGTGGTTATGGCTTTCCATTGCCATTGCTACACATAAATCATTTTTTTCATCAATTTTTATTAATGCTGCATCATCTCCGGGACCTACAACAATGTTTTGGTTTTCTTTTATAGTTTTTCCAAATGTTCTTAAAATATGTTTTGTGCTCCTATATGAACAATGTTCGCTCCAAAGGTTTTCAAACATCCCAATTTCTACGTCATTTGGTTTTCTTCCAAGTTTTTCTTCTATATATTTTAAATCGTTTAAATCCATGGTTCTCCTCCGTAATTAAGAATATAATATTATAATAAAAAAGATAGATTATCAATAAAAATTAAATAAAATCTAATATTTATAATCTACTGTTTATGATTTTCTATGGTGCATCTTAGGAGATTTTTTTATTTTATAAAAATATTAAGTTATTTTAATATTTTTTTCTTTATTAGTAATATATTACTATCCCTGTAAATATTCATCATTTTTTTATTATATTGATTATTTAACTTTTATTTTTTAAAATATCTTTAATCTATCCGTCGTAAATCGATGGATTTTTTAGTATAATTAATATATTTAAATAAATAGAATTATAGAGATTTTTAGGAGATTTCTTATATATTATATTATTTTTATCTGTTCCTTGTAGATTTTTTAGATTTTAAAAAAATATCAATTTAATATCATTTATATTCCTAAATACCTTTAAATTATCTGTCGTAAATCACCCTTAAAACTTATATAAATAACAAAAATCAATGAGATTCGAGATGCAAGGTTTATATCGGAGTAATGCAAAGTTATTTTATGCAAAATAAGAAAAATTTTGAACTGTTAAAATCAGACCATTGATGGATGGAAAAAAATGACAAAACATAGCACATTAGATATGCTGCTAAATGTTAAAATCAGACCATTGATGGATGGAAAAACAGATTGGGAATGATAACATTATCTACAATATAATCAGTTAAAATCAGACCATTGATGGATGGAAAACTCGAAATTAAGCTTTCGGAAGGAGAAACATTTAAATTGTTAAAATCAGACCATTGATGGATGGAAAATACATAATACACCCTTCGATAGGATTCTT from Methanothermococcus okinawensis IH1 encodes:
- the mer gene encoding 5,10-methylenetetrahydromethanopterin reductase; this translates as MKFGIEFVPNEPITKICYYVKLAEDNGFEYCWITDHYNNRNVYMTLTSIAGVTNKIKMGPGVTNPYVRSPAITASAIATLDEISGGRATLGIGPGDKATFDALGIEWTKPVATIKKSIADMRTLLKGGRLETGAQLAVKPLTEVPIYMGAQGPKMLETAGMIADGVLINASNPKDFEAAVPLIKKGAEAGGRSMDEVDVAAYACMSVDKKTEKAKQAAIPVVAFISAGSPAIVLERHGIDAEKVETIRGALKKGDFGTAFGTVDDTMMEAFSLYGTPDEVVEKIAALAKMGVTQVVSGSPIGPNKETSIKLIGKKVIPALKEL
- the cofH gene encoding 5-amino-6-(D-ribitylamino)uracil--L-tyrosine 4-hydroxyphenyl transferase CofH, with protein sequence MDLEKYCERDISKKECLELFEDNENFFDILKCADNLRKKINGDIVSYVVNRNINFTNICVGDCKFCAFRRDEDDEDAYFLDTDEIAKRALDAKKYGCSEVCIQGGLHPVVDTYFQAEILKKVHDITRPYGDIHIHAFSPMEIKFGAENAGIDIKEALKILKENGLNTMPGTAAEILDDEVRSELCPSKLSTKEWIKIIKTAHKLGIKTTSTMMYGHIEEYKHIVNHLFILKEIQEETNGFTEFVPLSFMHKLAPIYNEGKARGGATGLEDLKVYAISRILFKDVIKNIQVSWVKLGFKMAQIGLKCGANDFGGTLIEENISKSAGAEHGVYVSVDEIKDMILRIGRIPKERNTLYKILE
- the purL gene encoding phosphoribosylformylglycinamidine synthase subunit PurL — protein: MDLNDLKYIEEKLGRKPNDVEIGMFENLWSEHCSYRSTKHILRTFGKTIKENQNIVVGPGDDAALIKIDEKNDLCVAMAMESHNHPSYIDPYNGAATGVGGIVRDIISMNAKPIALMDALRFGDINGKEQDKVRWLVEGVVEGIGDYGNRIGVPTVGGECEFDKSYDYNNLVNVVCIGLVKEKDIITGKAKEPNLSLILVGSTGRDGIGGASFASKDLTSESEEDRPSVQIGDAFTEKCLIDATLEACKTGKIKAMKDLGAAGITSSCSEMCYSGGVGAELYLENVILREEGMTPYEIMVSESQERMLLAVEEGSEEEVIKIFEKYELPASVIGKTTDTKNLVAKMNGKTIVDLPLELLCEATPIYREEKDSILETPDNKDEIPQPDDLNDILLRLLKSPNINSKEWIYERYDHEVQIRTVVKPGKDSAVLRLIESYPKGLALTTDCNPTYCKLNPYIGSVNLVCESVRNLATVGAKPIGMLDNLNFGNPERPERMYQIKKCVEGIADCAEFFNIPVVGGNVSLYNETIIDGKDYPINPTPTICIVGTIEDVEKVPSVFNKVKEGDILIITNETKDEMGGSEYYKYIHNIDKGIIPRADLEKEKIIYSTVADLINEGLINEASDCSRGGLAVAISKMCINNNIGAELDLTEYNKNNLRDDILLFSETSGRIILAISEENKDKVIGALGENAYIIGKIGGSSLKIINNNKEIVNIDIEKMKKGYKNAFSEMMGEM